The genomic interval TTCGTTTGGATTTAAAAGCCATGCCAAAACATTACTATGTCTAATTTCTGTTCTTGCAATTTTCAATACATCAAAAATGTTAAAAGAAGATTTTTCAAGAGGAGATAGGCACTCAATATTTAGCAGAAAATCTTTCAATTTCTTAGCAATATTATCGTTAGTCATTTCTTTTTTCCTTTCAGCTTTTCATTAATTATACCATAATCTTTTTTATTGGACAAGTATATTATAAATAAAGTGTTGTACCTTATTTGGTGCATAAAAATCCCTCTGCCGATTTTTGGCAGAGGGATAAGTTTGCTTTATAAATCTAATTACTTAGATTCTTTGATAGCAGCCTGTGGTGCAATATATCGAGCGATGAGAACAAATTTTAAAACTGTCCTTAAGCGTCCGACCCTTACCCGCCCGCAATTTTAATGCGTAGGCGGGTCAGGTTCTTATTGTGAAAACAACAAGGTTCTGGGGTACCCGCCCGCAATTTTAATGCGTAGGCGGGTCAGGTTCTTATTGTGAAAACAACAAGGTTCTGGGGTACCCGCCCGCAATTTTAATGCGTAGGCGGGTCAGGTTCTTATTGTGAAAACAACAAGGTTCTGGGGTACCCGCCCGCAATTTTAATGCGTAGGCGGGTCAGGTTCTTATTCTTTAAAAAGATAAAATCCTCTAATCTCGCCTAAAAGAAGAAAGAATAAATAAGAAATAAGAAAGAAAAAATGTGGCGCGCTTCGTAATGAAGTGCGCCACATAGGCTATTAATACATTCCGCCCATTCCGCCGCCCATAGCTGCGGGATTTGCAGGTTCTTTTTCTTTGATGTCTGCAACGAGGGATTCTGTTGTAAGCACCATAGAAGCAACCGATGCCGCGTTCTGTAAAGCTGAACGGGTTACTTTTGCAGGGTCAACGATACCTGCTTTAACCATATCAACGTATTCTTCGTTGTATGCATCGAAGCCGAAGTTTGCTTCCTTTGCATTTAAAATTCTGTCAAGGATAACAGAGCCGTCTGTTCCTGCGTTAGCAGCAATCTGACGAACAGGCTCTTCAAGAGCTTTCAGAATAATCTTAGCGCCTGTTTTTTCGTCGCCCTCAAGAGTGTCTACCAAAGCGGCAACTGCTTTAGAAGCATTTACAAATGCTGTACCGCCGCCTGCTACGATACCCTCTTCAACAGCAGCCTTAGTTGCTGAAAGAGCATCCTCTACTCTTAATTTCTTTTCTTTCATTTCTGTTTCGGTTGCTGCGCCAACCTTAATAACAGCTACGCCGCCGGAAAGCTTTGCAAGTCTTTCCTGAAGCTTTTCCTTGTCAAACTCACTTGTAGTTGTTTCAATAGCTGTACGGATAGCAGAAACTCTTGCTTTAATTTCGTCTTGCGCGCCTGCGCCGTCAACAATAATTGTGTTTTCCTTCTGAACAACAACCTGTCTTGCTCTACCGAGCTGATTAAGAGTTGTTTCCTTAAGGTCAAGACCGAGCTCCTCGGAGATAACCTCACCGCCTGTAAGAATAGCGATGTCACGGAGCATTTCCTTACGTCTGTCACCAAAGCCGGGAGCTTTAACAGCTACACAGGTAAATGTTCCTCTGAGTCTGTTTACAATAAGGGTTGAAAGTGCTTCGCCCTCAACATCCTCAGCGATAATAACAAGCTTTTTGCCTGCCTGTACGATTTGCTCAAGCAAGGGAAGAATTTCCTGAATGTTGGAAATCTTCTTATCTGTAATAAGGATAAAAGCATCGTCGATTACTGCTTCCATTTTATCTGTATCAGTAACCATATAAGGAGTTATATAGCCTCTGTCAAACTGCATACCCTCAACAACCTCGGTGTATGTTTCAGCGGTTTTTGACTCCTCAATTGTGATAACGCCGTCAGCAGAAACCTTTTCCATAGCCTCTGCAATAAGCTTACCAACATATTCATCAGCAGCGGAAACAGTTGCAACTCTTGCAATATCGTCGCTTCCGTTTACCTTCTGAGAATTTTCTTTAATTGCTGCTACTGCACTGTCAACAGCCTTCTGGATACCCTTTTTGATAATCATAGGATTTGCGCCTGCAGCGATGTTTTTCATACCCTCACGGATAATTGCCTGTGCAAGAACAGTTGCTGATGTTGTACCGTCACCTGCGGCGTCGTTTGTTTTTGTAGCAACCTCTTTTACAAGCTGTGCGCCCATATTTTCAAAAGCGTCCTCAAGCTCGATTTCCTTTGCGATTGTAACACCGTCATTGGTGATAAGGGGAGCGCCGAATTTCTTATCTAAAACAACATTTCTTCCCTTGGGGCCCAATGTGATTTTAACTGTGTTTGCCAATTTGTCAACTCCGGCTTGAAGAGCCTTACGTGCTTCCTCGCCGTAAATAATGTTCTTTGCCATAATTAGTCACCTTTCTTTATATACTGTTAGTTAAATAGCTTGGAAATTATACTTATTGTATTAGTCAACAATAGCGAGAATATCGCTTTGTCTTACTATTATATATTCAGTATCTCCGAATTTAACCTCTGTTCCGCTGTATTTGCTTGTTATTACTTTATCGCCTACTTTAAGGCTCATAACAACTTCCTTACCGTCAACGTTTCCGCCGGGGCCTACTGCAACAACCTCTGCCACCTGGGGCTTTTCCTTTGCTGCACCTGTTAAAATAATTCCGCTTTTGGTTGTTTCCTCAGCTTCTACCATTTTAATAACTACTCTGTCACCTAAAGGTTTGATGTTCATATTAGAACCTCCTGATTTTGTATGATTATTTTTGCGGTTAGCACTCGTAACGTTTGAGTGCTAATGATATATATATAATAATATTAAGCGGTAATTTGTGCAATAGTAAAACTACACAAATTACCGCTTTAACTTTTCCACGGTATTAACAAAACTCACAGCGCATCTACTATTTCGACATTAACCTTCAAATTTTCCTTTACTGCTGCGGCTTTGATAACGGTACGGATTGCCTTTGCAATTCTTCCCTGCTTACCTATTACCTTGCCCATATCGTTGGGAGCAACGGAAAGCTTAAGGGTAAGAACACCGTCTTCGGTACCTGCGTCGACAACCTTAACCTCATCGGGATTTTCTACAAGAGATTTGGCTAAAAATGTAAGCAATTCCTGCATAATAAGCCCCTTTTCTCCGACGGATAAAAATCATTGGCACACGGGACAACAGCTGTTTATCCGTCGGGAAAACAGCTGTGCCTTTTAATTTCAGAAAATTAGTCGATTATTCCGCTTCTCTTCATAAGTGCCTTAACGGTATCTGTAGGCTGTGCTCCGTTCTTCATCCACTGAGCTGCCTTGTCTGCATCAATATTGATTGCTGAAGGCTCTCTGGTAGGATCATATGTGCCTATTTCCTCGATAAATCTTCCATCACGGGGATATCTGGAATCTGCAACAACTACACGGTAAAACGGTGCTTTTTTTGCGCCCATTCTCTTTAAACGAATTTTTACTGCCATTGTTATTTCACCTCCGAATAAAAATCTATATAATACAACCGTTTGCCATTGGCATACAGTCAATTACCGAAATTTGTTCATAAGAGCTTTTCTGCCCTTTTTGCCGTTCATCTGCTTTATCATCTGACGCATTTGTTCAAATGATTTCATAAGCTTGTTGACATCTTCAACTCTTGTGCCGCTTCCCGCCGCAATTCTTTTTCTGCGTGAGGCATTGAGAAGCTCGGGCTTTTGCCTTTCCTTTTTGGTCATAGAAAGAATTATTGCTTCTGTACGGTCAAACATAGAACTGTCAACCTGAGTTTCGGCAAGCGCCTTTTTATCAACTCCCGGAACCATTTCCAGAAGCTTATCCAAAGGACCCATTTTCTTTATCTGACGAAGCTGCTCAAGAAAATCCTCTAAGTCGAATTTGTTTTCTCTCAGCTTTTTCTCAAGAGCTGCCGCCTTTTTCTCGTCAATAGACTGCTCCGCTTTTTCGATAAGGGACAAAACGTCACCCATACCTAAAATTCTTGAAGCCATTCTGTCGGGATAAAAAGGCTCAATATCTGAAAGCTTTTCGCCTACGCCGCAAAATTTGATAGGCTTTCCCGTAACGTACAAAACGGAGAGAGCCGCACCGCCTCTTGTATCACCGTCAAGCTTTGTTAAGATAACGCCGTCAATTTCAAGGGCATTATTAAAGCTTTCCGCAACGTTTACAGCATCCTGACCTGTCATAGCGTCAACAGTCAAGAGAATTTCATTTACATTGACAGCTTCCTTGATATCTTTAAGCTCGTCCATAAGAACTGTATCAATATGAAGTCTGCCGGCGGTATCTATAATAACAATATCGTTGCCGTAATCCTTAGCGTGTGCTATTGCTTTTTTAGCAATATCAACTGCACTTGTTCCTTCAGGCATTGTAAAGACGGGAACATCAACCTGACTGCCCACAACCTGTAACTGCTTTATTGCCGCAGGACGATATATATCGCAGGCAACAAGCAACGGCCTTTTGGACATCTTCTTATAATAGCCCGCAAGCTTTGCACAATGGGTTGTTTTACCTGCGCCCTGCAGACCTACAAGCATAATAACTGTGGGCGGCTTTGAGGAAAAACGCACCATTTGATTTTCGCTGCCCATAAGAGCAACCAATTCATCATTTACTATTTTAACGATTTGCTGAGCAGGAGTAAGGCTTTGCAAAACCTCTTCTCCCATAGCTTTCTCGGTAACCTTAGCTATAAAGGCTTTAACCACTTTAAAAGAAACATCGGCTGAAAGCAGAGCAAGCTTTATTTCACGCATACCCTCTTTTATGTCCGCCTCGGTAAGCTTACCTTTGCCTCTGAGCTTTTTAAAAGCGGCTGATAGCTTGTCGGACAAGCTGTCAAATCCCATAAAAGTTCACCCTATCTCAAAATTTCTTTTGCTAAAGCTGTTATCTTGTCGGCACGTACGGAAATATCCGGAACGCAGGAACGCTTGAGATTTATATCGCTTATCTCCCCTGTAAGACGGAGAATTTCATCGGCATTTTTCTTTTGCTGTTCAAATCTTGCCGCAAGTCCTAATTTAGCTTCCATATTGTAAAGCATTTGTTCTCCTCTTTTTATGGAATCACGAACGCCCTGACGACTGATAAAAAGATGCTCGGCAATTTCCGAAAGCGACATATCCTCATCGTAATAATATTCGATTGCCTGACGCTGTTTGTCAGTAAGAAGCTCACCGTAAAAATCAAGTAATATTGAAAGCCTTAAATCCTTTTCGTACATTACCTCGCCCCCTTTCTCTGTAAAGCTTTTAACTTTACATACATTATAGTCGATAAAGCCCTTTTTGTCAAGTAAAATTTACCTTACTTTTGAATTTTTCAGCTTTTTAAATAAATAATAAAGGTAATATCTGATGATGAAGAGGAATAATATGCAACTTACGTGTTCTTTAGCTGAAAATTTAAAGCAATTAAAAGAAATTTTTAAAGACGATGACACCTTCAGAATAAGAGAAATAACTGCAAAAAGCGGTGTAAAATGCGCCGTAATTTATATAGACGGAATGGTAAGCAATCAGATTGTTGACCAGTTTCTCATAGGACAGGCGCTCAATTCCTTAAAGGAAAGAAGCATTAGCTTTGAGGATTTTAAAAGCAAGGTTTTAGCTTCCAATGAAGCTTACGAGGAAACCGACATAATAAAGCTTTGTGAAAAAATTCTTTACGGTGATACTGTCTTTTTGGTTGACGGCTACTGTGTGGGAATGTGGCTGTCCACGAAGGGCTTTATGCTTCGTTCTCCCTCTGAGCCCGAAAACGAAGCTATGCTTTTTGGCTCTCACGAGGGCTTTATAGAGAGCGTGCTTATGAATACGGCGATGATACGCCGCCGTATACAGAGCAAGGATTTAAAATTTAAGTTTATGAGCCTTGGCACTATAACTCAGACAAAGCTTTGTATCTGTTTTTTGAGAGGCAAAGCTGACGAAACGCTTTTGAAAAAAATAGAGGATAAATTAAGCACTATAAAAACAGACGGTTTTTTTGACTCCAATTTTTTAAAGGAACAGCTATGCGCCAAAAAGAAAACGCCCTTTGATTTGATAGGCTCTACAGAAAGGCCTGACACCGCTGCGGCAAAAATACTCGAAGGAAAATTTATAATTATTGTTGACGGCTGTCCCGTTGCGCTGACACTGCCATTTTTATTTTTTGATAATTTCAGACTTGCCGACGATTATAACTTCAATTTTTATTTTACCACCTTTTCAAGAAATCTGAGAGTTCTCTCCTTTGTTTTTACCGTTACCTTTCCCGCCTTTTATCTTTCCCTTGTTGCTTTTCACAGAGAGATGATACCGACTCCGCTGTTATTAAGCATTTCTCAATCCCGTTCGGGTGTGCCTTTTCCAACTCTTTTAGAGGCTATAGGGCTTCTTTTGATTTTTGAACTTTTAAGAGAGGCAGGACAAAGAATACCCTCGGGAGTAGGACAGGCTTTGTCGGTTGTTGGCGCTATTGTCATAGGTCAGTCGGCAGTAAGCGCAAAGCTCATTTCTGCGCCTCTTGTTATAATCGTTGCTTTTACGGGGCTTACAGGTCTTATGACACCACGTCTTAAAGGTATAATTATTGTTTCACGCTTTGCCTTTTTGATTTTATCGGCTTTTTTCGGGCTTTACGGGCTTATAGTAGGCGTTTGCATAGCCGTAATTCATATTGCGGCGCAAAGCTCCTTCGGAGTTTCCTATTTGCTTTACAGCTCACCGCTCAACAAAAAGAGCTTTCGTGATAATCTTTTAAGGCTTCCCAAAAGGAGAAATTAAAATGAAAATTAAAATATTTTTACTCTTTTTTCTGCCTGCTCTTTGTCTTTGCGGCTGTTACGATTACAGCGAAGCCGAAACCTTAAGCATAATCTCCTGTGCTGCGGTAGATTATAATGGCTATCAAGTGGAGCTTTTCGTGTTTGCTTCGGATTTTGCCGACTCCAACGAAAATGACAATGAGAAAATTTCAATGTCTTCTGTGGGCGAAAATATGGAAACGGCAGTCAAAAATATGGAAAATGAGTACGGCACGCATCTTTATTGGAGCCATTGTGATGCTATAGTTATAGGAAAAGAGCTTGCTGAGATAGGCATTTATCCCGTGCTTGATTTTATTTTAAATACACCCGATGCAAGAATAACAACAAATTTACTTGTTGCCAAAAAAGCAAGAGAAGCTTTAGAAGCCAAGGACGATTTCGGTAAATCTATTATAAAGGTAATAAATTTCAATAAAAAGCTTAATTCCTGCCCAAGCTATACTGTCTATAAAAAAAGCGCTTTAAAGGAAGAATATCTTTTGCCGATGCTCTTTTTGTCAG from Oscillospiraceae bacterium carries:
- the rpsP gene encoding 30S ribosomal protein S16, yielding MAVKIRLKRMGAKKAPFYRVVVADSRYPRDGRFIEEIGTYDPTREPSAINIDADKAAQWMKNGAQPTDTVKALMKRSGIID
- a CDS encoding KH domain-containing protein yields the protein MQELLTFLAKSLVENPDEVKVVDAGTEDGVLTLKLSVAPNDMGKVIGKQGRIAKAIRTVIKAAAVKENLKVNVEIVDAL
- a CDS encoding signal recognition particle protein; amino-acid sequence: MGFDSLSDKLSAAFKKLRGKGKLTEADIKEGMREIKLALLSADVSFKVVKAFIAKVTEKAMGEEVLQSLTPAQQIVKIVNDELVALMGSENQMVRFSSKPPTVIMLVGLQGAGKTTHCAKLAGYYKKMSKRPLLVACDIYRPAAIKQLQVVGSQVDVPVFTMPEGTSAVDIAKKAIAHAKDYGNDIVIIDTAGRLHIDTVLMDELKDIKEAVNVNEILLTVDAMTGQDAVNVAESFNNALEIDGVILTKLDGDTRGGAALSVLYVTGKPIKFCGVGEKLSDIEPFYPDRMASRILGMGDVLSLIEKAEQSIDEKKAAALEKKLRENKFDLEDFLEQLRQIKKMGPLDKLLEMVPGVDKKALAETQVDSSMFDRTEAIILSMTKKERQKPELLNASRRKRIAAGSGTRVEDVNKLMKSFEQMRQMIKQMNGKKGRKALMNKFR
- the groL gene encoding chaperonin GroEL, coding for MAKNIIYGEEARKALQAGVDKLANTVKITLGPKGRNVVLDKKFGAPLITNDGVTIAKEIELEDAFENMGAQLVKEVATKTNDAAGDGTTSATVLAQAIIREGMKNIAAGANPMIIKKGIQKAVDSAVAAIKENSQKVNGSDDIARVATVSAADEYVGKLIAEAMEKVSADGVITIEESKTAETYTEVVEGMQFDRGYITPYMVTDTDKMEAVIDDAFILITDKKISNIQEILPLLEQIVQAGKKLVIIAEDVEGEALSTLIVNRLRGTFTCVAVKAPGFGDRRKEMLRDIAILTGGEVISEELGLDLKETTLNQLGRARQVVVQKENTIIVDGAGAQDEIKARVSAIRTAIETTTSEFDKEKLQERLAKLSGGVAVIKVGAATETEMKEKKLRVEDALSATKAAVEEGIVAGGGTAFVNASKAVAALVDTLEGDEKTGAKIILKALEEPVRQIAANAGTDGSVILDRILNAKEANFGFDAYNEEYVDMVKAGIVDPAKVTRSALQNAASVASMVLTTESLVADIKEKEPANPAAMGGGMGGMY
- a CDS encoding co-chaperone GroES translates to MNIKPLGDRVVIKMVEAEETTKSGIILTGAAKEKPQVAEVVAVGPGGNVDGKEVVMSLKVGDKVITSKYSGTEVKFGDTEYIIVRQSDILAIVD
- a CDS encoding spore germination protein gives rise to the protein MMKRNNMQLTCSLAENLKQLKEIFKDDDTFRIREITAKSGVKCAVIYIDGMVSNQIVDQFLIGQALNSLKERSISFEDFKSKVLASNEAYEETDIIKLCEKILYGDTVFLVDGYCVGMWLSTKGFMLRSPSEPENEAMLFGSHEGFIESVLMNTAMIRRRIQSKDLKFKFMSLGTITQTKLCICFLRGKADETLLKKIEDKLSTIKTDGFFDSNFLKEQLCAKKKTPFDLIGSTERPDTAAAKILEGKFIIIVDGCPVALTLPFLFFDNFRLADDYNFNFYFTTFSRNLRVLSFVFTVTFPAFYLSLVAFHREMIPTPLLLSISQSRSGVPFPTLLEAIGLLLIFELLREAGQRIPSGVGQALSVVGAIVIGQSAVSAKLISAPLVIIVAFTGLTGLMTPRLKGIIIVSRFAFLILSAFFGLYGLIVGVCIAVIHIAAQSSFGVSYLLYSSPLNKKSFRDNLLRLPKRRN
- a CDS encoding DNA-binding protein; translation: MYEKDLRLSILLDFYGELLTDKQRQAIEYYYDEDMSLSEIAEHLFISRQGVRDSIKRGEQMLYNMEAKLGLAARFEQQKKNADEILRLTGEISDINLKRSCVPDISVRADKITALAKEILR